The DNA sequence CTTGTCTACAATATATTGCTAATTAAACCGactcattttgtcttttttattgtGTTTTCAGTGAAAAAGAAGCCGCCGTGATGCGAGCAAACAGTTGGCTGTATCAGTATTACTCCCTGCATTCCAAAATGCATTATGGTCTCGCCTATGAAGCTCATCCTTCCCGTCTTCCTACTTACTATTCAGCAATGATGCCTTACCACCCATCTCCCACGGAAGCAGCCGTCCCGCATTCCCCTTATCATCTACATCCACCACCACCACCTTTGAACGGATCGTCATCTCAACCACAGCCCCAAGCACCTCCTACAGTTCTCCAATACGGCGGTGTTCCGTATACAAGTTTACCATCAGAAACTGAGCAGGCGCGATGGCCCACGGCTGTCAAGAGGCCGGCATCTCCCACCACCACATCAAGTAGTCCCAGCAAATCTCCTTCCAGAGTGACCACATCCTCGTCATCGTCTCTTGGCCGAAATTCGTCCGGATATCCAACAACTGCTCCAGAAGTGGTTGTTCCACCTTCGGCCTACTATGGTAGCACCCAGGTTTACGCAACTGTTTCCTACTCTCACCTCGTCTCTTTGCGTGGTCAAAAACAGATGGATGATGAGTCTGTTGAACAGTCGCTAACCCCCACCAACACAGAAGAAGTGTCGGCCATGATCTCGCTGGCGAACAGACCGTCATCTTACATTCCGATAGCATCGGTCCTGTCGGAAAGCAATCGTGTGCTCTCTGATGGATGTACGGACGATCTTGTGAGGCGACAAGAAGATCCAAGTTCTCGTGGTCACTTCTTCTGTCCCTCACCACGAGCGACAAACAGGTTCGACCTTTCCTACATGCGCTACGGAAATCCATATTCCATGGTCGATCTCGATCACTGCAGAAGATTGTCCAAATGGGACAAAGACATTCGGCAGGGCTTCTGGAGTAACAGCGAGTCCCATCCTCACCTGGGACCCATGCAAGGTGATTGTTTTCCCTACACCGACAGCAGTTGCACCAAAACGTCTTTCTTAGAAACTGGACCACTATATCAGGACCTCGGACAAGATCAGTGTTTCAGGGCGAGATTCCTGGGATACGACATCCCTAAGAGAGAAGTGGACATTCTACGGATTTCTTCCGAAGATCACAATGGGACAGTCATGGAAAATCAACAAGACGTCTATAGCAACAGCAATCCTGCAAGTGCCAGGACGTGTCTAGTCAGGCCAAGCAATAGTCCTTCACCTCACAGCAGAGCTAGTTCAGAGTGCTGATGGTAAGTTAAATTCTCTGCTTGACGAAGAATATTAATTCGAAATTATGTTCCAaaagtcaaacatttttttacaaaaaattgggaaataaatatatttccttttttaaatttattatttttatttttttaaatattactttaacGTCGAAGGTCAGTAAATCTATggattttttgtatattttgctaatttgataaaaatagaTTCGAAGTGTACTTCATTTGTACTGTTAGTACCGATTTTcgtttcaaaatgattttaagaTGCAAATTAAATCGTGTCTGTTAAATTGTTTGTAGGGAAAGGCATactatttgtaattaattaactgaaacttcaaaaaaaaaaaaaaaaaattatctttttgccGGTGAAAATCgtaattataacaataataataaataaataaataaaccataaaaaGTTACAAATGCAGGTTGATTTGAAATAGTCGGGTGATATGGAATATAGGTTGTTTATTAAAACGTTGAAAAACTTCAAACAATTAGTTTCTTTTGCTGTTCTGGAGCTCCTGGTTTTTTATATTTGTCCTTTTTCCTAGTtgatcctctttttttttttatatgggtATGGGTAGTAGTTTGTTATGTACAtacaaaaaattcagttttcctGCCACCATTTGACttcgacttcttttttttttttttttttttgaacgtcgTAGTGTATAGGTAGGACAAAATTAGCTGACTTAACGCATCAAAGAAAGTCACATCCAAACTCTTTAAGAACAGAGTTATGTCAGATATTAAAAAGTACCCAGTATTCGATATACTCGACGCGTTATCTCGGAAAATGAATCTTTAAACCAACGGGTAATAGACAAAATATTGCCAGCTAAAAAACAACCACAGTAGAACGAGCTACAATCCGAGCTACATTTCACGACTATTTCATGTAGCCTcctcttatttacatttttagcaAATTTCTATTATTGATCAACATTGTAACTACCCCCCTTAGCAACAAACCTATCTAAGTGCGCAAATTTTCAATCCCAAATCGATATAATCAATTAGTTTTGGAGCAAAATCTGACGATAGCAGTTTGGATATgagcaaattttcaagtttttagtcgCAGAAATCAATGGAGCTAATATCGGACGAATGTGTTCATGCCATTTGTCAACAGGAAAGGAGTAATTCTGAAACAGGATAATGCAAGATCACACTGCCCAAGACGAATCCAGTTAAAAAGAAACTGCGGATTGTTGAAGTTTGTCTCACCCTTTTATACTTCGACCTTTCACCATCTATTTAACCTTGATTCCGATCACTATGTGACAAATAATCATACATCCTGCTTCAGTATCAATATTTTTATCGGTCCGGGATTGAAAATTTCCACGCTAGGTGGCAAAAGGTAACTGATAACGAAGATGATTATATAATTGACTAATAATAAAaccaatttatttgaaaaaaaataaaacaaaattacttttcGGACTCCTTAATACTACAATTTAATTACCTACGTTAATTCAGGTTTTCATGTTCATCTTTCGCAGGTTTTTGCGCCGCGCAAGTGTATAAATTGGATTCCGCCGAGGGAAGGATAGAAGGTATGGCATATTGTCAGAAATTTTAGAATGGACTCAGTTCCTGAGATTCTAACCCAGTGCTACCTCACCACTCCTGTGCCAGACAGACACCAGATGAATCACGTGCTACTTGCAAGAACTACTCTCATTTGGCCATTGAAAAAAGACTTTCTGCATCAAGAAGTTTGTGAACTGATCATTTGGATGATAGACAATTTGAGCAAAGTGATTGTAAACAACGTGTGTGGGACTAGCTGCAagaacaataatttcagattcaatcatagttaagttattttcaaactgaaaagGACATTTACAAAGTGCTGTCAGCAGTGTTGTGCTTAATTTTCTTCTTCGATCATGGTGCGGGTAAAAATTATGAGCAATACTCATTGGTGTCCACGTGGAAAGAGGAAAAGTAAATCCCCCACTCCCCTTCCCCTCTAATTTGTGTACCCCAAAACACAGAAGAAAATACTTCGCTATGCTTTTGATATGTTTGATTGATGTTTGACATTTGTTCATAAGAACGGGAAAACTCGATCAATGTAGATCTAACGAAAGTCAGATGTgaaaatttcactgttttttgcagaaaacattttttattcaaaagttcatttatctcgctaaattttctcaaataatgGGTTTTAACCCATTTTCTTACCGATTAGTTTTGCTACGTAACAGCAAGCGAAAGTAAATAATTTACTTTCAAGTTCCTTGAGCAAGATTGAACCCACACCTCTCTTGGAACTAAAATATTGAATAGGTC is a window from the Uloborus diversus isolate 005 chromosome 6, Udiv.v.3.1, whole genome shotgun sequence genome containing:
- the LOC129225283 gene encoding PAS domain-containing protein cky-1-like; this translates as MLANTSNILQMCSFDANKSTKGASKLRRDLINAEIANLRDLLPLPSSTRQRLSQLQLMALVCVYVRKANYFQHVFRKHELPHENMLPQFGFSKALSGFLMMMTQNGKLLYISDNAAEYLGHSMEDLLIHGDSVYDIIEKQDHQAIQTELMRSSGPLGLATDSRMFLCRMNVSRNARRQMRFGDQKVVLVEGHFVSFLPLCSRNEPVFLATCTPVAMPETRECVVQGSTSVFTTIHAMDMKFLHVDRIGEFHLGYSKSSLQGVSWYELVHWEHLREAQSKHRLITQSEQERSCIILLRLQDSSGRWLWVHVVLQIKDGTDTTQQSVIVCTNQILSEKEAAVMRANSWLYQYYSLHSKMHYGLAYEAHPSRLPTYYSAMMPYHPSPTEAAVPHSPYHLHPPPPPLNGSSSQPQPQAPPTVLQYGGVPYTSLPSETEQARWPTAVKRPASPTTTSSSPSKSPSRVTTSSSSSLGRNSSGYPTTAPEVVVPPSAYYGSTQVYATVSYSHLVSLRGQKQMDDESVEQSLTPTNTEEVSAMISLANRPSSYIPIASVLSESNRVLSDGCTDDLVRRQEDPSSRGHFFCPSPRATNRFDLSYMRYGNPYSMVDLDHCRRLSKWDKDIRQGFWSNSESHPHLGPMQGDCFPYTDSSCTKTSFLETGPLYQDLGQDQCFRARFLGYDIPKREVDILRISSEDHNGTVMENQQDVYSNSNPASARTCLVRPSNSPSPHSRASSEC